The following proteins come from a genomic window of Phacochoerus africanus isolate WHEZ1 chromosome 9, ROS_Pafr_v1, whole genome shotgun sequence:
- the BTNL2 gene encoding butyrophilin-like protein 2: MVDFPGYSLSAFAASFLFMVFSMKQSDDFRVIGSVYPVLAMVGEDALLTCQLLPKRTAAHMVVRWYRSGSSTPVFASRDGSEVTEMQMEEYRGRVEWIEDHLAEGKVALKIHNIRPSDGGQYWCQFQEENYYGETSLLLKVAGLGSAPSIHLMGSVESELQLVCTAKGWFPEPQVSWQDITGEELLTASEHHFQEEDGLFYVESMLVLWNTSAEIVSCFIRNPELSEKKGSNISIPEKLQTELASLKVIGPSQPILVRVGEDIELTCYLSPETDAQGMEVRWVQSHRYPAVYVYMDGDHVAGEQMAEYKGRTALVRDAINEGRLTLKISNARTSDDGQYQCLFEKDGVYQEAHLDLKIVGLGSYPSVSLEELKDGQIKLKCTSEGWFPQPHVQWRDRDGRPRPSFSQEVTQGSHGLFHVQAFLLATDTSVVNVTCSISNPLLGQEEKMTTFFLSG, encoded by the exons ATGGTGGATTTTCCAGGATACAGTCTGTCTGCTTTCGCTGCCTCCTTCCTCTTTATGGTGTTCAGCATGAAGCAGTCAG ATGACTTCAGAGTGATTGGCTCTGTTTATCCTGTCCTGGCCATGGTTGGGGAAGATGCCCTGCTAACCTGCCAGCTCCTCCCCAAGAGGACAGCAGCGCACATGGTCGTGAGGTGGTACCGCTCAGGGAGCAGCACACCTGTGTTTGCATCCCGGGATGGATCCGAGGTGACAGAGATGCAGATGGAGGAATACAGAGGCCGGGTGGAGTGGATTGAGGACCACCTTGCCGAGGGGAAGGTGGCTCTGAAGATTCATAACATCCGACCATCTGATGGTGGGCAGTACTGGTGCCAATTCCAAGAGGAAAACTATTATGGAGAAACAAGCTTGTTGCTCAAAGTAGCAG GTCTGGGGTCCGCCCCTTCCATCCACCTGATGGGATCTGTGGAAAGTGAACTTCAGCTTGTGTGCACTGCCAAAGGCTGGTTCCCAGAACCTCAGGTTTCTTGGCAAGACATCACAGGAGAAGAGTTGCTGACTGCCTCTGAGCATCACTTCCAAGAGGAAGATGGCTTGTTCTACGTGGAAAGCATGCTTGTACTCTGGAATACCTCTGCAGAGATTGTGTCCTGCTTCATCCGCAACCCAGAGCTCTCTGAGAAGAAGGGGTCAAACATCTCCATCCCAG aGAAACTCCAGACAGAGCTGG CTTCCTTAAAAGTGATTGGACCTTCCCAGCCCATCCTTGTCAGAGTGGGAGAAGACATAGAGTTAACCTGTTACCTGTCCCCAGAGACTGATGCACAGGGCATGGAGGTGAGGTGGGTCCAATCCCACCGTTATCCTGCTGTTTATGTCTACATGGATGGGGACCATGTGGCTGGAGAGCAGATGGCAGAGTATAAGGGGAGGACTGCACTGGTGCGTGATGCCATCAATGAAGGGAGGCTGACCCTGAAGATAAGCAATGCCAGGACTTCAGATGATGGGCAGTATCAGTGCCTTTTTGAAAAAGATGGTGTCTACCAGGAGGCCCATTTGGATCTGAAGATTGTAG GTCTGGGTTCTTACCCTTCCGTCTCCTTGGAGGAACTGAAGGATGGACAAATAAAGCTGAAGTGCACTTCGGAAGGGTGGTTCCCACAGCCCCACGTGCAATGGAGAGACAGGGATGGAAGGCCAAGACCGTCTTTTTCCCAGGAGGTGACTCAAGGCAGCCATGGGCTGTTCCATGTGCAGGCGTTTCTATTGGCCACAGACACCTCTGTTGTGAATGTGACCTGCTCCATCAGCAACCCCCTTCTAGGCCAGGAGGAGAAAatgacaactttttttctttcaggttaG